DNA sequence from the Candidatus Cloacimonadota bacterium genome:
AGAAATGCACCATTTCATGAAGCATTTCTTAGTGCCTTTAGAGATAAAATGGCAGTCTCAAAGACGGATCCAACACTTCTTGTTAGCTTGAGTAGCTGGTTACATGGGCTAAATACTACTCTTGGACAGAGTTTTTTTGAGCGTGTAGCCAATATTCTATGTGGTGGAGAAAAGAAAGAATGGACATCAAAAAAGGATGGCAATTTGCAAATAAGCCATAAGCAGAAAGAAATTATCAACACAATATGTACCGAACTTAGTAATTCCTCTTGTGTGCCATGCAAAAATAGAGAAGAAAAGCTTATAAATGAAGCTTCGGGTGGAGAATTAGTAAACGCATTAGACTTTAGTGCCGATGTTTTGTTTGTAGATGAAGATGAAACGATAAATGCAATTGAGTTAAAGTCTGTAAAACCCAATTCAGGAGAACTCAGAGGTGAAAAACAGAAGATATTGGAAGGAAGAACAGCACTAAATCATCTGTATAAAGGAAAAAGAGTGAATTTTTTTATTGGCTTTCCTTTTGACCCAACGGTAACTGAAGAAGAAGATGCTTGTAGTTATAATAAAAACCGTTTTCTTAGTAAAATCATAGGTGGAGACAAGTTTTTTGATTCTGATGAAATACTGATTGCCTCAGAATTATGGGATTATTTATCTGGACAACCTAATACTATGCAAAGCATTATTGAATTGATTAACAACATCGCAACAACGGAATTTGAGAGAAAATTTGAACAACTATATAGATATGAGTTTCCATCGTTTGATGCAAAAATGCATTTGCTTGAAGAGTGGAAACTTTACGATGAGCTTAAAATTCAAAAAAACAACGCAAAATTAAGAAAGAAATGTGCTAATATTAGACGGGAAATGAACTATCTTGATCAAGGCTGTTTCGATTCTAAGGGGAAATACAAAACCGAAAGAGTAAAGACCCTTCTTGCAAGAATAGGAGAATAATTCTCAGGCAATGCAATATTGGCAAATCACATAAATGATGGAGGATAGAATGGCAGCCAAAAGACACAAAAATGACACTAGTACTTTTAGAGAATTGGGTTATACTGGGCAGATCAAGTCTCTAAGCGGTCAGATCAATGTTCTGGTTAAAGCTATCAATGCTAATCTTGAAAAAGCTTATGAAGAAGGAAAAAACGTTACCGACAGAAAGCTAAGCATAATAATGCAGCTAAATAGAGCAATAAACCGAATTAAGTGAGCAACAAATACTATTCTTGATTATTTGATTCTACCCCAAAAGAATCACACTTTGCATAGGAAAGCACTACAAACCTCTCCCTTTGAGACGGTATTTCTTGAAAAACAGGAAGTACGCGAAGCATTGTCCACAGTGGAGGTCACATCCATTTGTTCTTTATGTTTCCCAGTTATGGGTTCAGGAAAGCAATCCGAAGACAATATAAGGGTGTTGTGCTTCTAAACTACCAGAAACCTGCTATGTTCATAAGTTTGCATTGCCAACGAAACTTCCTCTGCCAATGGAGTTTTACCTTTGGGGGAAAGTATTGATTGTGCCGATTTCGTAACGCACATTGATGGTGGGGAAGGCCATGATCGGCCTGAAAGATGAATAGCCCCAATTTACCAGCCCAAAGGTGCTTCAGAGAGCACGAAACCGTAGCGGAGCTTTCCGAAGCTCTTATGGGTAGGCATGCCCCTTACTGCCAGGCTCTAGGATGGCAGAAGCGGCTCAAACAAATTTTATAAAAAGATCTGCGGTCTTTGCGGCAAGAGAATATTGCTGTCTCTAAGGCCCGATTCTACCAGGGTGCCAGACATTATGCAAAAGGAAAAATATGAAAGGCATAACAACTGAAATTGCAAAATCCGCTTGACAATTATTGGCAGCAAAATAGCGTAATTCTCAGGAGAATTTATGATCGAAGTTATCCGTGAAAAGTGTGTTGGTTGTGGCGCATGTCTTAAGGCTTGCGCATACAACGCCATCAAAATTGAATCCCAGTTAGCCGAAATTGATACTGATAAATGTGTACTTTGCGGAGCATGCGTACAAGCCTGTCCCTTTGAAGCGATCATCATCCGCAAAAAAACTCAGGAACATATAGATAAAGCGCAATATAGCGGGGTATGGGTATTTGCGGAGCAGCGCGAAGGGGCTATATCCTCCGTAGTGCATGAACTTTTGGGCAAAGGAAGGGAATTAGCGGATCAGCTATCCGGAGAATTGAGCGCTATTCTTTTAGGATACCGTCTTAACGGTTTGGCAGAAGAACTGATTGCCTATGGGGCGGATCAGGTAATAGTAATAGACGATCCCGCTTTGGAACATTTTCGCGACGAAAAATATAGCAAGGCAATGATTTATCTTGCCGATAAGTTTAATCCCGAAATCATTCTGGCAGGTGCGACAGTGATAGGCAGAAGCTTTATTCCCAGAGTAGCCATTAAGCTCAATACGGGCTTGACGGCGGATTGCACAGGGCTGGCAATTGATGAGGAGAGCGGTAACCTGCTACAGACGCGTCCTGCCTTCGGTGGAAATATTATGGCTACGATTGTAACTGCCAATAACCGTCCACAAATGGCAACGGTTCGGCATAAGGTAATGAATCCATTGCCAAGAGATGATTCGCGTAGCGGCATCATAATCTGTGAAGAGTATAACTTCGATATGGAAGAGGATCAAACCAAATATATATCGTTTGAAAAAGAGAAGACCAATCTAATTAATATCACCGATGCGAATGTTGTTGTGGCGGGGGGTAGAGGCATCAAGGAGGCCAAGAATTTTGCCATGATAGAAGAGCTGGCTGCGGCTTTGGACGGAGCAGTGGGAGCTTCGCGAGCTGCGGTTGATTCGGAATGGATTGCCTATTCTCACCAAGTGGGTCAAACCGGAAAGACCGTTAAACCCAGCATCTATATAGCAATAGGCATCTCCGGAGCGATCCAGCATCTGGCGGGAATGAGTTCCTCAGATTACATTGTGGCAGTCAACAAGGATTCTGATGCGCCAATCTTCAAGGCAGCGGATTTGGGCATAGTAGGGGATCTTTTTGAACTTGTACCCAAACTGATAAAAAGGATAAAAGAAATTAGAGCATGAAAATTAAACCAGGCTTAAGCGTAATATCCAGCACCGACATACGGGAAAACGTGGTACTTAACATGGCAAATACGGAGGGAGTAGAGCAGACACTTGAACTGCTAAAAAGCATTGCCTATTCTCCACTTATCAATGCACATGACCACTTGGTGGGTAATTGGGTGCCTCGGGCAGGTGATAAACGTCCCTATCCAAATTCTCATATATGGGTGGAGGACATGAAAAACTCGTTTAGCTTTCATGAGCGCAGCAAATTTTGGCACAATGATGGCTCTTTTCAGCATATGGATCATTCGGCATTAGCAATTGCCAAATTGGGAGCTTACAAGAATCTGTTTTCTGGTTGTAGCATTGTGCATGATCATGGCCCCCTACAGATGGACACTTATTACGACAGTATGCCCATTATAGTTCCCAAGCGCTACCGTCAATGCCACTCCATCACTCTGGGTAACTGGTGGGGAGGAGAAAGTGCTACGCAAGAGATGAAGCTAAGTAAGGGCGAAATGCCATTCATTATTCATCTGGGAGAAGGCAAAGATAATATTACCAAGGCTGAGTTTTCGGAATTGGAGAAACAAGGCTTATTACAAAAAAATACTCTTATGATACATGGCATAGCGTTTACTGATTATGAAATACGGAAGATTGCAATGGTGGGAGCAAGTGTGTGCTGGTGTCCCACTTCAAATTTCTATCTGATTGGTGAGACTTTCGATATTGACTCTGCTTTAAAACACGGAGCAAACGTGGTGATTGGTACCGATTCCACTATGAGCGGTGCAATCAACTTGATAGCGGAGTTTCACACTATTCTAGAGCACTTTCCAAATTTTGAGCTGCGGACTCTTTATAAAATGGTGACCGAGAACGCAGTGAAAGCTCTGTATTTGGACGGTAGATATGCCAAATTGGATACTCAAAATACGAATAATCTGTTATTAACCGACCTAATAGATAAAGATCCATTTCAAAACCTATTGGGATTGGATATGGCAGCAATTAAGCTTTTACTGGTTGATGGTGTGCCTCGATATGGCGATAGTGAGTTTTTGGATATGTTTGAATCTCCTGAAGCAGAGTATACTCTTTTTAGAACCGGAAACCGTGAAAAGTTTGTTATTGGAGATCCGCTGGAAATTAACGAAGAAATAGATGCCGCCTTGGGTTACCATAAAGATTTTCCATTTTTACCTTTTTAGATTGGCGTGAAGCACTTAGATATTTGTCAGATTTTCTACAGCCTGCAGGGAGAATCCAGTTATATGGGCATGCCTTGTATATTTGTACGGCTTTCTGGATGCAATCTAAGGTGCAGTTATTGCGATACCCAATATTCCTACCAAAGCGGGAAAAGAATGCACTTTGACACAATATTAGAACAAATTGATAAATATCCTGCTAAACTAGTGGAACTAACCGGAGGAGAACCATTATTACAAAAACAAAGCAATTCATTTATGCAGCTTTTGATAGAAAAGGGGTATACTGTATTGCTTGAAACAAATGGTTCATTAAGTATT
Encoded proteins:
- a CDS encoding TdeIII family type II restriction endonuclease, whose product is MTLPNDVNQSISIAVIEILKSRFDKFPSDYTTNRNAPFHEAFLSAFRDKMAVSKTDPTLLVSLSSWLHGLNTTLGQSFFERVANILCGGEKKEWTSKKDGNLQISHKQKEIINTICTELSNSSCVPCKNREEKLINEASGGELVNALDFSADVLFVDEDETINAIELKSVKPNSGELRGEKQKILEGRTALNHLYKGKRVNFFIGFPFDPTVTEEEDACSYNKNRFLSKIIGGDKFFDSDEILIASELWDYLSGQPNTMQSIIELINNIATTEFERKFEQLYRYEFPSFDAKMHLLEEWKLYDELKIQKNNAKLRKKCANIRREMNYLDQGCFDSKGKYKTERVKTLLARIGE
- a CDS encoding electron transfer flavoprotein subunit alpha, encoding MIEVIREKCVGCGACLKACAYNAIKIESQLAEIDTDKCVLCGACVQACPFEAIIIRKKTQEHIDKAQYSGVWVFAEQREGAISSVVHELLGKGRELADQLSGELSAILLGYRLNGLAEELIAYGADQVIVIDDPALEHFRDEKYSKAMIYLADKFNPEIILAGATVIGRSFIPRVAIKLNTGLTADCTGLAIDEESGNLLQTRPAFGGNIMATIVTANNRPQMATVRHKVMNPLPRDDSRSGIIICEEYNFDMEEDQTKYISFEKEKTNLINITDANVVVAGGRGIKEAKNFAMIEELAAALDGAVGASRAAVDSEWIAYSHQVGQTGKTVKPSIYIAIGISGAIQHLAGMSSSDYIVAVNKDSDAPIFKAADLGIVGDLFELVPKLIKRIKEIRA
- a CDS encoding amidohydrolase family protein; its protein translation is MKIKPGLSVISSTDIRENVVLNMANTEGVEQTLELLKSIAYSPLINAHDHLVGNWVPRAGDKRPYPNSHIWVEDMKNSFSFHERSKFWHNDGSFQHMDHSALAIAKLGAYKNLFSGCSIVHDHGPLQMDTYYDSMPIIVPKRYRQCHSITLGNWWGGESATQEMKLSKGEMPFIIHLGEGKDNITKAEFSELEKQGLLQKNTLMIHGIAFTDYEIRKIAMVGASVCWCPTSNFYLIGETFDIDSALKHGANVVIGTDSTMSGAINLIAEFHTILEHFPNFELRTLYKMVTENAVKALYLDGRYAKLDTQNTNNLLLTDLIDKDPFQNLLGLDMAAIKLLLVDGVPRYGDSEFLDMFESPEAEYTLFRTGNREKFVIGDPLEINEEIDAALGYHKDFPFLPF
- a CDS encoding radical SAM protein gives rise to the protein MKHLDICQIFYSLQGESSYMGMPCIFVRLSGCNLRCSYCDTQYSYQSGKRMHFDTILEQIDKYPAKLVELTGGEPLLQKQSNSFMQLLIEKGYTVLLETNGSLSIGDVPQEVVKILDVKCPGSGEENSFLLANLKLMTSKDELKFVLTSDQDYCYAREFIHKHSLQ